CACGAGTGTAATCCCAGTCATCGTAAGCGTTTCTAGAAATCCTTGCCAAAGTATCGGGCCCCATTCTTCAAAAAACAAACTCATAGTAACTCGACCTCCTCAACAACGACTCCAGATTCTTTCAAATAAGAAATAGCTTTACTGTATTCAACTTCGTCCCCTTTTAAATGAACGAGTAGTTTTCCAAGTGTTCCGTTTTTCAAATGATCAATTCCCCCAGCTAAAATGCTTGGAAGGACGTCGAACTTGCGTGATACAAGAGCAAGTGCAGGCTCATCCGCTTCGTCCCCAATAAAATGAAGAGAAACTAATTTCCCGGTTGCAATATATTTTTCAAGCAAATCTTGCGGGATATCGAAACTAGCTTCCGACCCAACAAAGCGCTTGGTTGTCGCGTGTTTTGCTTTTGTAAAAATATCAAGAACGGTACCTTGTTCCACTAAATGACCATTTTCCATTACAGCAACCCGGTCACAAATACGTTGAATGACATCAAGTTCATGTGTAATTAAGAAAATCGTAATGCCGAGTTCCGCATTAATTTTAAGTAACAGTTGCAAAATTGCTTCTGTTGTTTCAGGGTCCAAGGCGCTTGTTGCTTCATCACTTAAGAGAATTTCTGGCTCATGCGCAAGAGCACGAGCAATCGCGACACGTTGTTTTTGACCGCCAGAAAGTTGGCTCGGATAGTTGTTTCGTTTATCCTCTAAACCAACAATCGACAAGTATTTATTTACACGCGTCTCGATTTCGTCTTTTGGAACGCCTTCTAATTTTAATGGTTTGGCAATGTTATCATAGACAGTTGCGGTTTTCAGTAAGTTATATCCTTGGAAAATCATGCCGATTTTCCGGCGAGCGACACGAAGTTCTTTGCTTGATAGGGTAGATAAATTCTTCCCATCAATCACGACTTGGCCGGCATCTGGACGTTCAAGCAGGTTGATGCAACGAACAAGGGTACTTTTCCCGGCGCCACTGTAACCAACGACACCGAAAATTTCTCCTTTTTCGACTGTAATAGAAACATTTTTGACGGCTTCTACGGTTTTTCCATTTACGTTAAATGACTTTGAAACTTGATGTAATTCGATCAAAATAAAACAACTCCCTAGAATGCAGGTACTACAGACCCATTAAATTCTTTTTCAATAAATGCTTTTACTTCATCTGAATGGTAATATTTTTCTAATGTTTTTACGACTTCATCATCTTTGTTGGCACTACGAACAACGAAAACGTTCGGATATGGATTGTCTTTTGTAGGTTCGTGGTAAATGGCATCTTTATTAATAGAAAGTCCAGCGCCCATTGCAAAGTTAGTATTGATAGCTGCGGCTGCAACTTCATCTAATTGTGCAGGGATTTGAGAAGCTTCAAGTTCAACAATTTCAAGGTCAAGCGGGTTTTCAGCAATGTCTTTTTTCGTTGCTTTTTCTTCCACGCCATCTTTTAATTTAATAATGCCAGCATCTTCAAACAGTTTTAAACCACGGTATTCGTTACTTGGATCATTTGGAACGGCAATTTTGTCGCCTTTTTTAAGATTTTTTAAGTCTTTAATATCGTTGGAGTAAATACCCATTGGGAACGCTACTGTTTTAAAAGCAACGTCTAATTTGTAGCCTTTATCTTTCTTTTGTTGCTCTAAAAATGGAATTGTTTGGTAGTTATTCGCATCCAAATCCCCATCGTTTAAAGCTGTATTTGGTGTATTATAATCATCAAATGTTTTGATTTTGATTTCAAGACCGTCTTTTTTCGCTAATTTTTGAACTTCTTCAGCGATTTGTTGGTGAGGTCCTGCTGTTGTTCCAATTGTAATTTTTTCTGTGCTTAAGGCTTTGTCGTCACTGCCTCCTCCACATGCTGCTAATCCTAAAACAAGGCTTGATGCAAGTAAAATTCCTAACCCTTTTGTTAATTTTCTCATCTTTTTTCCTCCCTAGTATGTTGTGTGATTATCCAGATTTATTCATGAAAACAATAAAAAACTTCTCTATTTAGAATAGAGAAGTGGAAAGTCGAACATATCCAGCTCCTCTTATCTACCAAAACGGAATACACCATTTTGCTGGAATTAGCACCTTCACTTTACGCTTAAATAAAGTTAGGTTGCCGGGCTTCATCGGGCCAGTCCCTCTGCCGCTCTCGATAAGAGAAAATATTTTAGAAAAACCTGTTAGTTAAAAATATACGCATATTACCTTAATTTGTCAATGCTTTTTTAAGTTTTAAAAAAATCATACTGGACAAATACTTCAGAAAACTTTACTATTTTAATCAATGAAACTTGAAAAGGACGGGTGTAAAATGAAAATTTCCAAACGCTTGCAAAATTTACCAGATCAGTTTTTCTCTAGCCTTGTAGAAAAAGTTGGAAAAAAGGTGGCAGAAGGGCATGATGTCATTAATTTAGGACAAGGAAACCCAGACCAGCCGACACCCAAACATATTGTGGAAGCGATGAAAACAGCTGCAGAAAAACCACTTAACCACAAATATTCTTTGTTTCGAGGAAAGCACGAACTAAAACAAGCCGCTGCGGATTTTTACGCGCGTGAATATAATGTAACGATTGATCCAAACACAGAAGTAGCTATTTTGTTTGGTACAAAAACAGGCTTAGTGGAGCTGCCGATGTGTTTGATGGATCCAGGTGATACGATGCTTTTACCTGATCCGGGTTATCCTGATTATTTGTCAGGAGTTGTGTTAGGCGAAGTTCAATTTGAAAAAATGCCACTAATTGCTGAAAATGACTTTTTACCAGATTTTACTAAGATTCCTGTTGAAGTGGCGGAAAAAGCGGAACTTATGTATTTAAATTATCCTAATAATCCAACTGGTGCAGTTGCTACAAGTGATTTCTTTGAAGATACAGTTGCTTTTGCCAAAGAACATAATGTGGTTATTGCGCACGATTTCGCTTATGGAGGTATTGGTTTTGACGGTAAAAAGCCAATTAGTTTTTTAGAAACGAACGGTGCGAAAGAAGTTGGAATTGAACTTTATACACTTTCGAAAACGTATAATATGGCGGGGTGGCGCGTTGGTTTTGCAGTTGGGAACAGCGAAGTTATTGAAGCTATTAACCTTATTCAAGATCATATGTATGTAAGTCTTTTCCCAGGAATTCAAGATGCTGCAATAGAAGCTTTAACAGGAGATCAGACTTGTGTGCGAGAATTAACCGCTCGTTATGAAAGTCGCAGAGATGCCTTTATTTCCGCTTGTAAGAAGATTGGTTGGGAAGCAGTTGCGCCAGCTGGTTCGTTTTTTGCTTGGATGCCAGTTCCTGAAGATTTTACAAGTAGTGAATTTGCCGATTATCTACTAGAAGAAGTCAGTGTTGCGGTTGCGGATGGCAGTGGTTTTGGCGAATTTGGCGAAGGGTATGTCCGCGTGGGTCTTTTAATGGATGAAGATCGCTTGGAAGAGGCAGTCACTCGAATTTCCAAATTGCATCTATTCGATAAAGTTACTCAGAAATAGCCATTTATCCAGTTTTATGAGAAAATCGCTTGTAATAATTCAGATAATTAATGGGATGTGTTATAATTAGTTAGTAAGTCTATTCCTAGCATGTTGTTTTAAAAAGACAAGCCGGAATTTAAAGCATTTAGTGAGAGTTTTAAGCATTAAATTATCTGTCCCGGTTAGAGCCGGCGAAATCCAGGAATGAGAGGACTGTAAAAAAATGGCAGAAAAGAAAATTCTTGTAGTAGATGACGAAAAACCGATTGCGGATATAGTTAAGTTTAATCTAAATAAAGAAGGCTTTGATGTATATTGCGCCTATGATGGCGATGAAGCGTTAGAACTTGTAGAAGAAGTTCAGCCAGATTTGATTTTACTCGATATTATGCTTCCAGGTCGTGATGGTATCGAGGTATGTCGTGAAGTTCGTAAAAAATATGATATGCCAATAATTATGGTCACAGCGAAAGACTCCGAAATTGACAAAGTTATCGGATTAGAACTTGGTGCAGATGACTATGTAACGAAACCATTCAGTAACCGTGAATTAATTGCTCGTGTGAAAGCCAACTTGCGCCGTCACAGCCAAGTAAGCTCAAGCGCAGCCGAGGAAGAAGAAAACAGCGAACTAGAAATCGGTTCTCTTATTATTCATCCAGACGCATATGTGGCTTCTAAACGTGGAGAAACTATCGAATTAACGCATCGTGAATTCGAATTACTACACTACTTAGCAAAACATATGGGGCAAGTTATGACACGTGAACAT
The sequence above is drawn from the Listeria monocytogenes genome and encodes:
- a CDS encoding methionine ABC transporter ATP-binding protein; translated protein: MIELHQVSKSFNVNGKTVEAVKNVSITVEKGEIFGVVGYSGAGKSTLVRCINLLERPDAGQVVIDGKNLSTLSSKELRVARRKIGMIFQGYNLLKTATVYDNIAKPLKLEGVPKDEIETRVNKYLSIVGLEDKRNNYPSQLSGGQKQRVAIARALAHEPEILLSDEATSALDPETTEAILQLLLKINAELGITIFLITHELDVIQRICDRVAVMENGHLVEQGTVLDIFTKAKHATTKRFVGSEASFDIPQDLLEKYIATGKLVSLHFIGDEADEPALALVSRKFDVLPSILAGGIDHLKNGTLGKLLVHLKGDEVEYSKAISYLKESGVVVEEVELL
- a CDS encoding MetQ/NlpA family ABC transporter substrate-binding protein, with amino-acid sequence MRKLTKGLGILLASSLVLGLAACGGGSDDKALSTEKITIGTTAGPHQQIAEEVQKLAKKDGLEIKIKTFDDYNTPNTALNDGDLDANNYQTIPFLEQQKKDKGYKLDVAFKTVAFPMGIYSNDIKDLKNLKKGDKIAVPNDPSNEYRGLKLFEDAGIIKLKDGVEEKATKKDIAENPLDLEIVELEASQIPAQLDEVAAAAINTNFAMGAGLSINKDAIYHEPTKDNPYPNVFVVRSANKDDEVVKTLEKYYHSDEVKAFIEKEFNGSVVPAF
- a CDS encoding pyridoxal phosphate-dependent aminotransferase, translating into MKISKRLQNLPDQFFSSLVEKVGKKVAEGHDVINLGQGNPDQPTPKHIVEAMKTAAEKPLNHKYSLFRGKHELKQAAADFYAREYNVTIDPNTEVAILFGTKTGLVELPMCLMDPGDTMLLPDPGYPDYLSGVVLGEVQFEKMPLIAENDFLPDFTKIPVEVAEKAELMYLNYPNNPTGAVATSDFFEDTVAFAKEHNVVIAHDFAYGGIGFDGKKPISFLETNGAKEVGIELYTLSKTYNMAGWRVGFAVGNSEVIEAINLIQDHMYVSLFPGIQDAAIEALTGDQTCVRELTARYESRRDAFISACKKIGWEAVAPAGSFFAWMPVPEDFTSSEFADYLLEEVSVAVADGSGFGEFGEGYVRVGLLMDEDRLEEAVTRISKLHLFDKVTQK
- the yycF gene encoding response regulator YycF — protein: MAEKKILVVDDEKPIADIVKFNLNKEGFDVYCAYDGDEALELVEEVQPDLILLDIMLPGRDGIEVCREVRKKYDMPIIMVTAKDSEIDKVIGLELGADDYVTKPFSNRELIARVKANLRRHSQVSSSAAEEEENSELEIGSLIIHPDAYVASKRGETIELTHREFELLHYLAKHMGQVMTREHLLQTVWGYDYFGDVRTVDVTVRRLREKIEDNPSHPAWLVTRRGVGYYLRNPEQE